The Nitrospirae bacterium CG2_30_53_67 genomic sequence CTATCGCACATTCTTTGGGATATTGCGGAAACAAAAGCGACCCCGGCGTTGTTGGCAAAGGCAAAAACCGAACTGCTCCAGTCCGAAGCTCGGGATACCTTCGAGAATATGTTTCAAGGGTTGAATCAGGGCGAAAAGAAACTCGCAAAAGCGCTGGCTTTGGAACCGACCCGTCAGCCCTACGCTGCGCCGTACCTGGCTCGTTATGAGCTTAATGCAGGGGGTGTAGGGAGAAACATAAAATCCCTATTAGATAAGGATCTGCTGGAGATCACAGAGGATAGCGTGCATCAACTCACCGATCCGCTTTTTGCAAAGTGGTGTTCGATGTAAGGGATCAGGGCTATACATGGGTCTTATGAACAGAACTGCGGACACGTTCAAATTGCAGAATTTTTGTGAGGACGGATGAAAAGAGTTGATGATTTCCGGTTGAGGTTGGGCAAAAAAGAGCTGGTGCCGATCGTCATCGGAGCGATGGGTGTGGACATATCCATAGCAGAACTTGCGCTTACCGCCGCTCGGCTCGGCGGAATCGGCCACATCTCCGATGCCATGGTGCACATCATCACCGACCGGCGGATGAAGACGAGTTTTGTAAAGGAAAAACTCAAAAAGTACCAATACAACATCGGCAACCCGGACAAATCCGAGGTTCATTTTGATCTCGGACAATTGGCTGAGGCGACCAGACTGCATGTAGGACGGACCATGGAGGCCAAAAAGGGTGACGGCCTCATCTTCATCAATACGATGGAAAAACTTACCATGAACGCGCCGCACGAAACCCTGCGTGTGCGCCTCAGCTCGGCCATGGACGCCGGCATAGACGGCATTACCCTGAGCGCGGGTCTGCACCTGAGGTCTCTTGCCATGGTGCAGGATCATCCACGCTTTCGAGACGTAAAATTCGGCATTATTGTCTCCTCACTTCGCGCCCTGTATCTCTTCCTTCGGAAAAACTCCAGGCTGAACCGCCTCCCCGATTATATCGTGGTGGAAGGCCCGCTTGCCGGCGGGCATCTCGGTTTCGGCATGGATTGGGCGCAGTATGACCTCAAGACCATTACGGACGAGATTATCCTTGATCTCAAGCGGAATGATCTGGACATACCGGTCATCCCTGCGGGGGGCATTTTCACAGGCACGGATGCCGTTGAATTTCTTGAGGCCGGAGCTTCGGCCGTTCAGGTGGCGACCCGTTTTGCGATCACAAAAGAAAGCGGACTGCCGGCCAAGGTTAAGCAGGAATATTTCAAGGCCGATGAGTCGGACATCGAGGTCAACATGATCTCACCCACCGGCTATCCGATGCGCATGCTGAAGATGTGCCCGGCGATCGTTTCGGGAAACAGACCGAATTGCGAAGCCTATGGCTATCTGCTGGATGGTTCGGGCAACTGCAGCTATAAAGATGCCTATTACCTCGAGCTGAAGAAAAACCCAGGTGAGAAAAGAATGTCAGTCGAGGGAAAAACCTGCCTCTGCACTCAAATGCGGAATTTCGGCTGCTGGACCTGCGGCCAAAACGCCTATCGGCTCAAAGAAACGACCCGGCGTCTCCCGGATGGAACCTATCGACTGCCGGCCGCGGAATTCGTTTTCAGGGATTATCAGTTCAGCGTCAATCATCAGACCAATCTTCCGGAAGAACCGGAAGGCTGATCATTTTTATTCTTCGGAGCCGATTCGGTCCCCGAACTTCTGTTTTTGGAACCCTTCATGACTGGTGTAATTGTTGACTTCATCCGGCGGACGGTAGCCGAGATGGCTCTGAGAATAAACCATGGTATCGAGCGGGGGTTTGCTATGACGGTTGTAGGAAAGGAGGAGTTTGACCCCGGTCATGTTCAGCTTCCCGCCTTCCGCTTCATCGCATAGATAATCCAGCGCCCCTCGTATATTAAACGGCTCCAGCCGATAGGGACGTTGTGATATCAGCGCATCGAATATATCGTTGATGGTCACGAACTGGATGAGACTCTCGACGACTTTGACTCCCCTGGGATACCCGGAGCCGTCCATTTTCTCGTGATGGTTGAGAGCCACAAGGGCATGCATGGATTCATGTTCCCCGGTGTAATAGACCAGCAGCAGAAAACCGATCCAGGGATGTTCATGGATATACAGGTACTGCTCGTAAGTCAGTTTTTTCGTACTCTGAAGTATCTCAAGAGGGATCCTGGACTTTCCAAAGTCATGGGTCAGAGCGGTCGATGCCGCAGTCAGCGCCATTTTCGAATCCTGGTATAGATCCTGCGCCATGCGAGCGGTCATGATCGTCGTGATCAGTATGTGCCTGTAGGTGTAGTAATCTTTGATTTTGCAGAAATCGAGTTCCTCCAGAATATCATCGTTCAGAACCATCTCCCCGACAAGATCCAATACACGTTGTCTCAAGGTTTGCTGGTCAAAAATGATGCGGTAGTTCTCATCCTTCATGACGCGTAAGAAATCTTCCGGAAGGTGCGTCTCTTTGAGCCGGGTAGTCTTGTTGGAAGGCCGGGCGCGCTTATGCTTGATCTCGTCCAGTATGGGCCTGGTGATCGTCTCCCCCCGGCCCAAGATCAGAGTTCCCTCATGGGCATACAGGTCTTCCCGCATGACCAGAGAATTTTGGAAATCCATCACGATTGCCTCTTGTTAGTATTTCAGGATTATTAACCGATTAAGGGGTGGAAATCAAGATAAATCCTTCTTGCGTTAGTCATCCCGGCGAAAGCTGTAGCCGCCGATTTTTATCTCAAATGGAATCCAGAGCAGGCGCAAAAGGTTCAGTCTTTCAAAATCACGGTATTCTTTAAGGCCGATGGTCATCTCCCTATGCCCTTCCTGCGGCTGATCCCGGTAAGTCCCGAAGAGACGGTCCCACCAGGGAAAGAAAAATCCGAAATTGCTGTTGGTTTCCTTTACCTTCCAGGAGTGATGCACCCGGTGCATGTCCGGCGTGACCACAAATCTTCGGAGGATACGGTCAAGGGACAAGGGGATCGCCACATTCCCGTGATTGAACTGTGCAGAGGAATTCAGGATGACTTCAAAGAGCAAGACTCCGAAGGGATGAGCGCCCAATGCCGCCGCCAGCGCCGCCTTGTAAAGCATGGAGATGAAGATCTCCAAGGGGTGAAAACGAAGGCCGGTGGTCACATCAAAGTCCAGATCGGTGTGATGGACGCGGTGGAGGCGCCAGAAGACGGGGAGCGCATGGGACATGACATGCTGCAGATAGATCGCCATGTCAAAGAAGAAGATGGTGATGAAAAAGGAGAAGACCTCAGGGAGATGAATTGCATGGAGGATCCCCCAACCGTGATCCCTGGCATAGACCGCCGTGCTCACGGCCACGGCGCCGAGGGTGAACCGGACAAATAGCATGTCCACCGCGGTCAGCGCAAGATTGGCAAACCAGCGGCGGCCTTTGGGCTGAAGCAGGACCCTTCTCGGCCGCATGACCTCCCAGACGGCCATGACCACTAAACATCCCAGAAATATGGAAAAACGGATCACGGACTCATGTGCAATCATCAGGTTCTCCCCTCCCCTGCCGCGATACAGTGATCAGCGCCGTCTTTTCCCGGAACCGGATACCCGATCAGAGGCCATACTGCCCGCGGTCCGCTCCCGGATTCATGATCATTCGAGGATCACTTTATCAGATTGACGATAAAAGAGCAAACCGGATAGAAACAACATTATCTAAACTATTAAAATTTCTATCGCGGAATTTGGGGGCCGAGGATCTGTTTGACACGGCGCTCATTCTATTGTATTTTATTTACGACGTTTTGCCGCAAAGGCATCTGTTCATCAGCCGGCATGGGAGAGTCACCATGAATAAAGAGATCAAAGAGATGGAAAAGGTCCTTGAGATCTATACCATCGCCGCTCGTCGGGAGAAGGCAGCCTACGAGTTTTACAAGGACGTTGCCGAAAAGGTTTCAACCGAAGAAGAAAAAAAAATCCTCCTCGGACTGGCGCAGTTTGAGATGCAGCACCTCAAGCTGATGGAAAGCCATTATGAAAAGACCCTTAAAAAAATTAAAGAACTGCATAAGCAGAGCTGATTCTACACATGCATTTCTGGAGAGGAGCAAAACATGGCCGTTTTCAAAATCCATCCCCACCCCATCGCCGTCCACTTCTCCAACGGCCTGATTCCGGTCTCGGTTTTTTTTCTCATGGTTTTTGGGGTCACCCGGATCCCTGACATGGAGATCGTTGCCTTTTACACCCTCTTGACCGGCACACTGGGTTCCATGCTGGCCGTGGGTACGGGACTCTTCGACTGGAAGAAGAACTACCGCGGCGCCTGGGTCCCGGTGTTCAAGAAGAAATTGACCGCCGGCATTTTGGCTATCGTTATAGGCATGATCGCCTGCATCATCCGTTTTTTGAATCCGGAACTTCTTTATTCCATCACCCCCCTTTCCATCATATATTTGGCCCTGAATCTTTTTATCCTGGGCTGCGTGAGCATTGCCGGTTATCTGGGGGGGAGGCTCGTTTTCCAATAGTGAGGAGAATATATGGCCTTCCTAAATTACTTTAAACCTGTTCCGTCATGGAGCTCTAATCAAGTCCTTGATTTTATAAAAGATAAGAATCCTGATGAATATCAACTTATAGACGTGCGTCAGCCTTCAGAGTATCAAGGAGAACACCTGCCTGGCGCCCGTTTGATCCCCATCGGGGAACTCTCCTCACGTCTGAACGAACTCGACCCGAAAAAACCGACCATCACCTATTGAAAAGCCGGCGTACGCAGCCGGTCGGCTGCAGGCATGCTCTCCGGCGCCGGTTTCAAGCAGGTCTTCACCATGACAGGCGGGATCGATGTCTGGAACGGCCTCAGGGCATCCGGCGCACCCGATGCGGGGATGGCCGTGTTTTCAGATGCCGACACGGCCGAAGACCTGCTGGCCTTGGCGTGGGTCCTGGAGGAAGGTTCCCGCAAATTCTACGCCGGCGTATCAAGATCCCTGAAGGATGACGGGGCCGTAAAACTGTTTCAACAACTCACAGCCGCCGAGGAGAAACACAAGGAATCTCTTGTCCGGCTCTATGGAGAGATTTCCGGGTCGCCTCTGCCTGTTTTTTCTGAATTGGAAGGCTCCGAAGGCCTGATGGAAGGAGGGATACCGGTCGGCGCCGGACTCTCCTGGGCTAAGAACAAGGGCGCAAGAGAAATCCTTCAGTTCTCCATGGCCATGGAGACCAATGCCTACGACCTCTATCTGAAGATGATCCCCCGGATGACGGATGAAAAATCCGCGCGGGTTTTTAAAACCTTGGCTGAGGAAGAAAAAGGGCATCTGGACAAACTGGGTAAGCTGCTGGAGCAAAGGGTCTGACCCCGGAATACACTAAAAAATATAAGGGGTCAAGGGGCCAAGGATTCCAGGGGTCAAGTGAAGTGCTGATCCACCAGAAAGCCGGCGCTCCCCGGCGTGTGTCCCGGGAGCAGATGGGCCATAACCTCCATGCGGCTCTTCCCGATCCGGAAGACCTCGCCTTTTCAAGAGGCATGAAATTCATGGCGATTCCTTTTTCTCCCGTGGGGAGGCCGGGAACCTGGATTGAATCTCTTCGAGTGT encodes the following:
- a CDS encoding 2-nitropropane dioxygenase — its product is MKRVDDFRLRLGKKELVPIVIGAMGVDISIAELALTAARLGGIGHISDAMVHIITDRRMKTSFVKEKLKKYQYNIGNPDKSEVHFDLGQLAEATRLHVGRTMEAKKGDGLIFINTMEKLTMNAPHETLRVRLSSAMDAGIDGITLSAGLHLRSLAMVQDHPRFRDVKFGIIVSSLRALYLFLRKNSRLNRLPDYIVVEGPLAGGHLGFGMDWAQYDLKTITDEIILDLKRNDLDIPVIPAGGIFTGTDAVEFLEAGASAVQVATRFAITKESGLPAKVKQEYFKADESDIEVNMISPTGYPMRMLKMCPAIVSGNRPNCEAYGYLLDGSGNCSYKDAYYLELKKNPGEKRMSVEGKTCLCTQMRNFGCWTCGQNAYRLKETTRRLPDGTYRLPAAEFVFRDYQFSVNHQTNLPEEPEG